The Labrus mixtus chromosome 18, fLabMix1.1, whole genome shotgun sequence DNA segment TGATAACTAATATCTTGACTGACCCTCCCTCAAAGATCTTAATGCGTGTTGGCACTGTTTGGGGTGTGGAcgcctccctctctttccacTCCTCCTTGGTAGTTTTCACTCTGCAGCTGGAGTCTTTCACCTTCTTCCCGTAGGTGATGTCCACCTCTTTGGGCTCTGGTTTCCTCTGCAGCTGAATCAGatgaacaaacattttgttAACATCCCTTTTAAATTGACACCACAACGACAACGTAATGTGATGCTTCCAATATTGTAAGTCACACATGGTTCTATACAGCTTGGTTGTGCAAAAATGACTAATGCTCGTCGTCTGTTTGAAGGAAACCCAGAACAGGTCACTGattatattgtgtgttttttttattttttgagagCTTTATTAACCATGATTTATGTCATTATATAAGTTATATATCAGCCAAAATACAATGCAGTGAAACAATAccattaaatattcattatgaaataatattgtttttttggtacttAGTATTTCCACTGCcaagatttttttgtttatgctGCCTGCAGAGCATCTGGCAATTAAACGCTTATAATAAGTCATAGAGAAATGAATTTTATCGACTTGTGAGTAATGGCTGAATCTAGTGTAATGTGCCGTATTCAAGGTAATAGGGTCCTTAACTATCTACATttcattttggggatttttgtaTCGTCTAGCACTTGTAACGACTTCACAATtgcacaataaaaatatatatatatatctacattTCAGACAATAACCTCTAGCTGTCATTTTGTCCTCCAAAGAGGCAATACTGCTCCTGCagcttaaatatttatttttttaaagtaattccAACAAAGGACAATATAACAGCAAGAACAATTTAATTTTAAGAAGTCAAAACTAAGACAGGACCCTTTTTCATATGGGACAGTAATATGTTTTGGAAACAACGCAGATATGGTTTCATTTTTTCACCTGTTCCATGGACTGCCTCCAAAGGATGAGGGATGAAACCAATTTCCCCGTACCAGTCTGAGACATGGCAGCCACTGTGTATATAAccttctctcccctctgtctaGACCGCAGCAGAGCCAGCGAAGAACTGGTAGTCAATTCCAGAGGGTTGGGGTTGTGGGAACTCACACACCAGGTGGCATacacagaggagaaaggggCGTCGGTGTGAGAGCAGCTTGGCTTAGTGTAGTTGAGATAACACCAGCTCACACCTGTCGTCGTGCGAAGACTTGGAAACTGAGATAACAGTCTCGAATGCTCAGCGTGTGAGATCAGGATATCTTGACTACTACCCAGCTGTGCCATCGTATCCATCTGCACTCGTTCCTCCATGCCAACTTCTTTCACTTCGCTGACTGATATCATGGAGTAGGATGGTGAGCTGGTTTCCAGGGAGCTACTTTCCATTGCTGACTCAAGTCTGTGGTCAGTTGGCTCCGTCACTTTTTGCTGAAGTGTGATAAATTTACTCCTATGTGAGTCATCCTGAGCATGAGGTGTTGATGCACCCTGCATCTCTGACCTTTGCCCCTTCTCTTCACTCAAATTACATTTCCCCAACTCCACAGCACTCAGCTCCTCTACAATTTGGCCAAACATTCTTTCCTCTTTCACACGTTTTTGCTGCTTGACCTCCATGAAAAGGTCTAGGCTGCTAGCAGGGGATAGCATCCGTTTGTTTGCGCCACCACTGGAGGCGTTAGTGGTTGAGATAGTTCttgaggttagagagagagggataccTGTCTTAAGTTTAGCTGATGACAGATCAAGGGCTTCAACACTGAGGTTTTGTGTTGAAGATGGTCTTGTATGAGCTAATAGGTTATGAGAATCTAAATTTCCAGACAAACGAGAACTTTGATTCTGAGGGTTGGATGTAATGGAGCAAACACCGTCATACTGATTGTCAATCATCTGTGATACTGAAGTGTATGTGATACTGCCAAAGGATGGCACATGAGTCTGTATTCTTACAGGAACTAACAGGCTCGGATGTGACAGCTGGGGAAATGTATTCCCGGTTGAGAAAATTGGCAAAGTCTGTGGCAGAACAGCAACTGCTGTGAATGGGGGAGACGTGGTGCTGAAGCACTGCGGAAATACTTGTGACGGGACGTGTGTTACCTCAGTGTCCATATTCAATGACTCCTGTCGTACCAAGtttcccctccttctctccctcataGCCCAGTGGCCAGCACTAATGTCCACGTGTCTAACTTTGGATGTCGGAGAAAGACTGCCATAGTCAAACGATATGCTGCGTACCTCTGGGAACTCCTTGCGCAAGTTACACGGCGCCTGCTCTGAGGCGGAGCGTCTCATTTCATGTTGTTGACGCTGGTTAAGCACAGAGAGGGAGTGCCCACTCCCTGGCACGGCTAAGAGCTCTAGTGGTTTGCCAAAATCATCCTGCCTGGCCGGAGAGACTGACTTCAAGCTGTCCTCTCTGTCAAAAGAGAAGGTTGAGCTATAAGACAAGTTGCTGTCTTGGCTAGGGCTGCGAGAAAGACTGGTGCAGGCAGACTCAAAGCTAGATTCACCAGAGGAGTGCTCAATATCAGCTAAGCgtagcctttttttctttggaggGAGCTTTTCTGGAGGGAATTGTGCTAAAGTTTCACTCCTTTGAGGCCACTGAAACTCCTCCACGTGCTTCTCTGGCTCTTTCACCTGCACCTCTGGAGCTTTTTCTGGACTGTCGGGCTCTACCGTGACCCTAATTTCTGGGACTTGTATGTTGGGCTGCCGCACAAGTTTGGGGCCTATTTGAAATGATTGCCTGAGCCTACTATCACTCCTTTCCATCTCATACGCTTCACTCGCCTCCATAACTTGAAATGAAGAAACACTTTCCTGTCTCTGCCCATGATACTTGTAAGATTCTGACTGTTCAGAGTGAGGCCTGTTTATTGAATTTGTGTGCTGGATAACCGAAATTACATTCCCTAAAGTTTTTCGACCAGACATTTCAAGACTAACTGATATGTCCATATCGCACCTTTCCACTTGTGTTAGCATACTTGAAGAGTGTCCTTTTCCCAATGCTATAAACCCAGCTGTAGCTTGTTTTGAATCATAGTCTTTGCTTGAATCAAACATTTCCTCACACTGTTCATGAAGGACCTCACATTGACCTGGCAgatcttcttcttccctcttcTCTTTCCGACGTTTCCTTGTTGCCAGTTCCATTGCATGTCTCTGATGGCTCATATTAGATGCCAAAGAGGGGTAATTTTCCATTTCCAATCCTGAGGGTGCAATGCCACTCTCGCTCATCTTTGCATGGCTGTCAGTGTCTGCATGGCCTTCATGTGCAGAGAGTTCGAAAGCAGCTTGCCGCCTGAGTCTTCTATTGCCCCCATTGCTTGTTCTCTCATCAAACGAGTGGCTGCCTCTAAGTGCTTGAGGCATAGTCAGACAAACTGCTGAGGCTGTTGGCATTGAGTTACTTCTGATCAGAAGCCCCATATCAGAGCCAGTGTCCAACTGGGGCTCTTTTAGCTCTTCCCTTGTGAAcgactttgtgtttattttgattgaCTCAACAGTGTCTTTTTCCTGGGTAAAAACGCGAGAAACACCTTTCTCAGCCCGTTTTGTAGTATACTCAATTGAGTCCGTGCTACAAGCCACAAAAGCTTCTGTCTGTTTAGGGCTTGGTCTGTAACACTTTCCAAACATAATTTCTTGATAGGACTTTGCATTAGTGTTCGGAGGACCAGTCTGGTGCTCCGTACTTTCAGAGCGCGAGAAGTACCCAGAGTCCGTGCTGCCCTTGCTAGACTGACTAGGGAGGGACAGATTGTGCTCCGAGTCgctgcttcttttttcagaCAGCCGAAGTGCGAGTCTCTGTTTGATCGTGCAAGATTGAATTGCACGGCTAGCCTCTGCAGCGGCAGGAGGTGCATTGATTTCTTGGGGCTGGGATGAACCATCCTGAGCTGACATCGACGTGGCTCCCTTTTTCTGAGCAATGAGATTTAGTACTTTTACAGCAGTGTTATCTGATCCCTCCACTGGAgagtccagcagcagcagcgggtcATTAAGAGTGTCCTCGTCCGTGTCCGTGCTTTGCTCAGCATCAGAGAATAACTCTCCTTCCCCTTCAAAAGACCCCTGTTCTGTATTGGCATTGTAAGAACCAAGATCTGAGAGTGGCACTGTTCCAGCTTTGACCGAGTGAGCATGggactttctgtgtttgtataaaTTACTCTTGGTTTTGAAGGAGAACCCGCAGGGGACACATGGATAGGGTCGTTCTCCGGTGTGCGAGCGAATATGTTTCTTAAGTACACTGGGTTTGGCACATGCCCTTCCACAGTAATCACAAACATACTTCCCTGGCTTTTGTGGTTTCTGTTCCACCTTGCTTGCCGTCTCTGACAGCTGATCCATCCCTGAATGGGAGCACTGTTGCTGCACTTCATGTGAACTGGTGGACATCCTCTCAGATGCAGGTCCCGGGGACTGTGCAGAACCTAGGTGACATAGAGCTTTCTGGTTGCCACTGGTAAACTGTTTTGTGGGCTGTCCTGGATACGAAGACGCCTCATATTCTTGGTGGGCTGCGGACTGGATTTGGGAGTGCTGATCTTCTAATTGCAGTGATTTCCCTGAGTCAGACATTTCTTCGAAACCACATGTGTCTCTTCTCTGGCCTTCCAGCATTTGTTGGTGCCAACCCTTGCCTTCTGATTCAACTGATGGACTcctttgtgtctgtgctgccTCTGAGGTGCATTTCTTCTGTGCAACATTTCTGTCCTGACCCTCAGTGGAGCGTTCCACTCCTGCAGTAGTTTCAAGTGACTCCATTAATCCAATGTCACTTTCTTTAGGATCAATTGTCAAGGACACTAACTGTTATGTAACTGTAGTGATGTTAACATAGGTATGAATTGATTGCTGGGAAGGGTCATCTGaaagaaaccaaacaaaatTGACAATTAGACAACTGAAATAAGGATAGCAGAAATATGCATAAAAGGGTTATCAAGACAAAGTTGTGAAAAACGTTTACTCTCAACAATCACATCATTCAATCTAAGTTTAAATTCCCTTGCTGTGAGTGAGTGCAATTCTAGACTGTTTCCCAAAAGCCTTCCTAAAAAACCTGGAGTGAAAAAGTTATAATTAGCTCTGTAACAGCAGGAATGATATGTCATGTAAACCCTGGCAGAGGAAACACATTTGCTGAAACCCTGTAgggctgtgcatcttcactggaATCTTGATTCGACTCAAGTACGATTATCCTGTCAACGATTTAAATTGAGTCGATATCACGATGCATCAACTTTCTGTATTACTGCACAAGGCTTCTTTTTCATTAACGGAGACGAGCAGTcagataaatatgaactccggttttctattatttataaagtgttttaGAAATCAATGTCAACATAAATGTCTTAACATTGTAAAGCAAAATGTTGCTGCTGGAAAGTCTCCAAGCAGTGTCAATAAGCAAAATCAGAATTTATGCAGAATCATCCACGTCTGCGTGGAAATGCATTGTAGAAAGAATTCATTTCAACACCTCTATTGGGGTGCATAGAATTATGTAGGTATATAAGGCACATGCTTAACTGTAGTATGAATTTCAGAAATGGTCATAGATGTATTaatttttatgaaacaaaagtGTGGGCAGAAAAGGATTATCTATCAAAGCAACATCTCCTTTCTACAATTAAAGACCAACtcctttttttataaaagtgaaATGTAATTTTGCAATTTTTACTCTTTTAAGTGCAAAAGCCCGGGACAAATTGAGATATcgtcaaacacaaactttttgcAGAGAAAGCAGGAGCTAGTATAAACTAAGCAAAagacgttttaaaaaaaaacaataaggatTGATAGCTTGTCTGTGAAATATTGACAAAATAACACCCACATCCTTTTCCCCGGTTTCAGTCACAGCAGTGCAACAGAATTGTGCTTGATGTTTAGATGAAAAACCATTCAAAATATAGTACTTGAAGCTCTTTgggctgacagaaaaaaaaaaaaaaaagaaaatgttgaaaaatgttgatCTTTTCAAGTTGATGCATGCCATTACACACAGATGACATGGTTACATCTTGGGTGATTAAGTGTGAGGAGTTCCCCACAGCCTTTATAATGCAGTatctttaatattaaatatcaaaatgCTTTGCTAAACTCTTTTACTCAAAGCCAAGATTGTATGGTAACATGATACGATGCCTTGTTCTTCTGGGATCCCAACCCTTAAACCCATCTGTGTTACAAGTGTCATTTCCCTTTGCATAAACATTCCcgactcatcatcatcatccccgTGGTTAAAGTGAATTGCTTTAGCCGCTTCACTTTCGTCTCATACCATGGGGATGGATCTCTGAGGGCACGTCATTTCCATCTTCTCAGTATCAAATGCTGTGTCCTCCCTAACGAGGTTATGTAAGATTATCTGGTTCAAACCCTCTGAGTTCCCCTTAATTAGGACATCCTCcgactctctttctctcactccctctctttctttgttaGCACACCGCACACTCCTCAGGCATAAACCAGAGGATACGAATCCAAGGTGACTCTCGAGATGCCAAGAGATGCTTTAAAGCTGTAAGGATGATATATCCCGTTCTcgctttctcttttcttttttttttttttgcaaatgccCATATGGATATTTTTAGTTCTGAACCTCAGCTTTCAAACTGATTCGATCGCTTCTTCCTGAGCCGGATTGAGAAAATATATGAGTGCATATAAAGGATGGTGAGGGCTGCTTCAGATTGGAACGATCCATGTTGCAACGGGGAGGTTTACTGAGGTAAACTAAGTGGGGTACCTGGGGGTAACACAATTCAGAGGCCTGATAAGGAGCTCCCTTTCAAGGTCGGTCTGACCTCATTGCTTAGTTTCCATCCTCTGTAAGCTACAACAGAAAGGAAGGGGGAATATGGGCGCAGAGTGACAGCAAGATAAGACCCTCAGAAACAACGCATACCTTTGAACTGAGCATGATAGAGAGAGAACAGAGCCGACAAGTCTCACAACAAATTCAGACTTTTCTGTACAAAGCCCGTAACAGCACACCTTTCCAAGCAAATTTCTCTCGCTCATGGCAACAAGCACTAACCTTTACGAAAATATATGACACAGCAGCAATGACGTGCAACAACAGGAGGCAGGTGGGTGGCAGTAGGTGTGCTTCACGATGGTAGTGGGCTGACTGTGGTACAGTATGATCGCATGGATGGATAAATGACTTCAAggagttatttatttaaacacgtAGACATTCCTATGGGCACATCTCATACTGCTATCCATACACATGAGGGGACAATGTCCAAACAATTGTTGGATATGGAGAGCATCAGTATGCCGCTGCATTACATCATTAGAGGCTAAAGTTGGCCATTAAAGGGAACAGACATGAAGCCTCACGCTGACAACAAATCCATAAATATCATAAGGAGATGACTGGCTTTAGAGTAGCTGGATGGCAAAACCCTCTATGGTGCTCTAACAGCAGCATAGCACATAGCATGCAGTATCAATCCACAACCCTGACTGTGATCAGAATGACATAAAGCACACGGTCTGATGGGAAGAAAGCCTCGGCTCATACAGCAGCTGACATTCAGATATCAAACATAATCCTAATACAAACCTGACATTTGAATAGTCCCTTGTCCCATATC contains these protein-coding regions:
- the hivep2b gene encoding transcription factor HIVEP2 translates to MESLETTAGVERSTEGQDRNVAQKKCTSEAAQTQRSPSVESEGKGWHQQMLEGQRRDTCGFEEMSDSGKSLQLEDQHSQIQSAAHQEYEASSYPGQPTKQFTSGNQKALCHLGSAQSPGPASERMSTSSHEVQQQCSHSGMDQLSETASKVEQKPQKPGKYVCDYCGRACAKPSVLKKHIRSHTGERPYPCVPCGFSFKTKSNLYKHRKSHAHSVKAGTVPLSDLGSYNANTEQGSFEGEGELFSDAEQSTDTDEDTLNDPLLLLDSPVEGSDNTAVKVLNLIAQKKGATSMSAQDGSSQPQEINAPPAAAEASRAIQSCTIKQRLALRLSEKRSSDSEHNLSLPSQSSKGSTDSGYFSRSESTEHQTGPPNTNAKSYQEIMFGKCYRPSPKQTEAFVACSTDSIEYTTKRAEKGVSRVFTQEKDTVESIKINTKSFTREELKEPQLDTGSDMGLLIRSNSMPTASAVCLTMPQALRGSHSFDERTSNGGNRRLRRQAAFELSAHEGHADTDSHAKMSESGIAPSGLEMENYPSLASNMSHQRHAMELATRKRRKEKREEEDLPGQCEVLHEQCEEMFDSSKDYDSKQATAGFIALGKGHSSSMLTQVERCDMDISVSLEMSGRKTLGNVISVIQHTNSINRPHSEQSESYKYHGQRQESVSSFQVMEASEAYEMERSDSRLRQSFQIGPKLVRQPNIQVPEIRVTVEPDSPEKAPEVQVKEPEKHVEEFQWPQRSETLAQFPPEKLPPKKKRLRLADIEHSSGESSFESACTSLSRSPSQDSNLSYSSTFSFDREDSLKSVSPARQDDFGKPLELLAVPGSGHSLSVLNQRQQHEMRRSASEQAPCNLRKEFPEVRSISFDYGSLSPTSKVRHVDISAGHWAMRERRRGNLVRQESLNMDTEVTHVPSQVFPQCFSTTSPPFTAVAVLPQTLPIFSTGNTFPQLSHPSLLVPVRIQTHVPSFGSITYTSVSQMIDNQYDGVCSITSNPQNQSSRLSGNLDSHNLLAHTRPSSTQNLSVEALDLSSAKLKTGIPLSLTSRTISTTNASSGGANKRMLSPASSLDLFMEVKQQKRVKEERMFGQIVEELSAVELGKCNLSEEKGQRSEMQGASTPHAQDDSHRSKFITLQQKVTEPTDHRLESAMESSSLETSSPSYSMISVSEVKEVGMEERVQMDTMAQLGSSQDILISHAEHSRLLSQFPSLRTTTGVSWCYLNYTKPSCSHTDAPFSSVYATWCVSSHNPNPLELTTSSSLALLRSRQRGEKVIYTVAAMSQTGTGKLVSSLILWRQSMEQLQRKPEPKEVDITYGKKVKDSSCRVKTTKEEWKEREASTPQTVPTRIKIFEGGFKSNEDYVYVRGRGRGKYICEECGIRCKKPSMLKKHIRTHTDVRPYICRVCNFAFKTKGNLTKHMKSKAHMKKCLELGVSVTLDETEIQEHVDDNQEDSKSEVVITTKHQFSDAEDSDGMDEEADEIDEDDEEDEEYEGDSTPKLRSRSTSPQPCGVTSLSVTATAAIHGCSLTSLPDPDVRQQSSGMRTGMDHRPVLATDQREKSMDEDSLAMLSPDHASFLFDPYSSCLLSPGWESPIREPSPSRLRYPSPRREISPRGRSSPRWDTSPLRPGSPSLTPIQHLSPASIEHPMSPGTELAGRPSIRGRQRVVLRAVSPRRGSHQHRGISDKTRHQAKMEMAQQQVRFDMEMDQRSSLASSLPVAASSHHQNILSHLPLHSQQQAHSLLPVVPVGGLQMLHSPPSSSTDVTSSSAPSPQSSEGQRCSSREGSVQGLESGGEDARSQNQLSPEQAAQEKAFNPSSRDSGQEENVQTCLKAIASLKITTEDPH